In Mercurialis annua linkage group LG5, ddMerAnnu1.2, whole genome shotgun sequence, a single genomic region encodes these proteins:
- the LOC126680215 gene encoding probable amidase At4g34880 yields the protein MSTTFSLPFLLILTITLTCEFSTQIAASFSIKEATIDDIQLAFHQNKLTTTQLVNFYLQQIHRLNPLLRAVIELNPDARYLAEKADRERKAKAHRTLPSLHGIPVLLKDNIATKDKLNTTAGSYALVGSVVPRDAGVVGKLRRAGAIILGKASMTEWAAFRSSFLPSGYCGRTGQGKNPYVLSADPCGSSSGSGISVAANLVAVSLGTETDGSILCPSSANSVVGIKPTVGLTSRGGVVPISPRQDTVGPMCRTVRDAVYVLDAIVGFDYYDKATRAAARFIPKGGYKQFLKRDGLKGKRLGIVRNPFFTFGNDQGSVVARAFKRHIYTLRRKGAIVIDHLEISNITEIVNGYESGEQFALLAEFKPAINAYLKQLVKSPVRSLADLIAFNKRFANLEKTKDYGQDIFESAESMNKTNADKILKLALPNLNVLSRNGLEKLVRKRNLDALVSPFDIVRSSSFSSLLAIGGYPGISVPAGYDSKGVPFGICFGGVKGSEPKLIEIAYGFEQATKIRKAPLFKS from the exons ACCACACAGTTAGTAAACTTCTACCTTCAGCAAATTCACAGACTCAATCCTCTGCTTAGAGCAGTCATAGAACTGAACCCCGACGCACGCTATCTAGCCGAAAAGGCTGACCGCGAGCGCAAAGCTAAAGCGCATAGAACTTTACCTAGTTTGCATGGCATTCCTGTGCTGCTCAAGGATAACATTGCCACCAAAGATAAGCTTAATACTACGGCCGGCTCGTACGCGTTGGTGGGTTCGGTCGTGCCGAGAGATGCAGGGGTTGTTGGGAAGTTGAGGAGAGCTGGAGCTATCATACTAGGGAAAGCTAGCATGACTGAATGGGCTGCTTTTAGATCTAGTTTTTTGCCTAGTGGTTACTGTGGAAGAACTGGGCAAGGAAAG AATCCTTATGTTCTATCAGCAGATCCTTGTGGGTCGAGTAGCGGGTCTGGAATATCAGTTGCAGCAAATTTAGTGGCAGTTTCACTAGGGACTGAGACTGATGGCTCGATCTTATGTCCGTCGAGTGCTAACTCCGTAGTCGGTATCAAACCGACCGTTGGTCTTACTAGTAGAGGTGGAGTTGTTCCAATCTCCCCTAGACAGGACACTGTTGG GCCTATGTGCAGGACAGTGAGAGACGCAGTTTATGTCCTCGATGCAATTGTAGGTTTTGATTACTACGACAAAGCTACCAGAGCTGCAGCGAGGTTTATTCCAAAAGGCGGCTACAAGCAGTTTCTTAAGCGTGACGGACTTAAAGGCAAGCGATTGGGGATAGTGAGAAACCCATTCTTCACATTCGGCAATGACCAAGGATCTGTCGTAGCTCGAGCTTTCAAACGCCACATCTATACTTTAAG ACGAAAAGGCGCGATTGTCATAGACCATTTGGAGATATCAAATATTACCGAGATTGTAAATGGCTACGAAAGTGGGGAACAGTTTGCATTGTTGGCTGAATTTAAGCCAGCGATCAACGCCTACCTCAAACAGTTGGTGAAATCTCCAGTCCGTTCCCTAGCCGACCTCATCGCCTTCAATAAAAGATTCGCCAACTTG GAGAAGACAAAGGATTATGGCCAAGACATCTTCGAATCAGCTGAATCGATGAACAAGACCAATGCCGATAAGATATTGAAGTTAGCATTACCTAACCTAAACGTACTTTCGAGAAATGGGCTCGAGAAACTAGTAAGGAAACGCAATCTAGACGCATTGGTGAGTCCTTTTGATATAGTGAGGAGCTCAAGTTTCTCATCTTTGCTTGCAATCGGAGGGTATCCTGGCATTAGTGTTCCTGCTGGCTATGATAGTAAAGGGGTGCCCTTCGGCATTTGCTTCGGAGGCGTAAAGGGCAGCGAGCCGAAACTAATAGAGATTGCTTATGGGTTTGAGCAAGCTACTAAGATCAGAAAGGCTCCTTTATTCAAATCTTAA
- the LOC126682419 gene encoding dirigent protein 23-like has translation MAKFCIVLFMLFLVAYMPCALSLHTKKNTAKKLTTKKKETVTNLQFYFHDIVSGKNPTAIQVARSPNTEKSPTLFGAIMMADDPLTQGPEPNSKLVGRAQGLYASAGQTELSLLMAMTFSFIDGAYNGSCISILGKNSAMSPVRELPVVGGTGVFRLARGYAIAKTHWFDGSTGDAIVGYNVTVLH, from the coding sequence ATGGCAAAGTTTTGCATAGTTTTGTTCATGTTATTTCTAGTAGCATACATGCCATGCGCACTAAGCTTGCATACCAAGAAAAACACAGCCAAAAAACTCACTACCAAAAAAAAGGAGACAGTGACCAATCTCCAATTCTATTTCCACGACATAGTCAGCGGTAAGAACCCGACAGCAATTCAGGTTGCTCGGTCACCCAACACCGAAAAATCACCCACATTATTTGGTGCTATAATGATGGCGGATGATCCGTTAACCCAAGGACCCGAGCCGAACTCGAAGCTGGTGGGGCGGGCACAGGGGCTTTATGCATCAGCTGGGCAGACTGAATTAAGTCTCCTCATGGCCATGACTTTTTCCTTCATAGATGGAGCCTACAATGGGAGTTGTATTAGCATACTCGGGAAGAACTCGGCCATGAGTCCAGTGCGCGAGTTGCCGGTGGTCGGTGGGACTGGCGTTTTCCGGTTGGCTCGTGGATATGCAATTGCGAAGACGCATTGGTTCGATGGGAGTACTGGGGATGCTATAGTTGGATACAATGTAACGGTACTTCACTAG